The proteins below are encoded in one region of Limnohabitans sp. 63ED37-2:
- the pcnB gene encoding polynucleotide adenylyltransferase PcnB: MIKQFIDKLMGKTPKSSKPHFGRRTEVPASVHGIDPNLVDERAINVTRTLQQAGFEAYVVGGAVRDLLLGLRPKDFDVATNATPEQVKGLFRRAFIIGRRFRIVHVVYGRGRDNEVIEVSTFRAHLDNVAAEQVKGNERTSKRQLEGMQHAVDSSGRVLRDNVWGPQDEDATRRDFTVNAMYYDPESQIVVDYHGGIQDAKKRVLRMIGDPVARYREDPVRIIRAVRFAAKLSPLGFKLEAKTSKPLTQSATLLADVPQSRLFDEMLKLLQTGHALASIAQLKNLGLATGIYPLLDVVVERADSAFVQVALADTDRRVGEGKPVAPSFLLACVLWADVREGWAKRLARKEHPHPALQDAIDEVFDARIGDVSGRGKLAADMREIWIMQPRFEKRVGSTPFGLVEQPRFRAGFDFLRLRADIAEVDERLADWWQEFSMASDAEREDLVQAAKAEQQASQAAKPRVRRAPRPEGAPAPAESRPAAEAEGSDEGAAKKRRRRRRKPGAAGDQAGDGGSAA, translated from the coding sequence ATGATCAAACAATTCATCGACAAGCTGATGGGCAAAACGCCCAAAAGCAGCAAACCCCACTTTGGCCGCCGCACCGAGGTGCCCGCGTCTGTGCACGGCATCGACCCGAACCTGGTGGACGAACGTGCCATCAACGTCACCCGCACGCTGCAGCAGGCCGGGTTCGAGGCTTATGTGGTGGGTGGTGCGGTGCGCGACCTGCTGCTGGGCCTGCGCCCCAAAGATTTTGATGTGGCGACCAACGCCACGCCCGAGCAGGTCAAGGGCCTGTTTCGCCGTGCTTTCATCATCGGGCGGCGCTTTCGCATCGTGCACGTGGTGTATGGCCGGGGGCGTGACAACGAGGTGATCGAGGTGTCCACCTTCCGGGCGCACTTGGACAATGTGGCGGCCGAACAGGTCAAGGGCAATGAGCGCACCAGCAAGCGCCAGCTCGAAGGCATGCAGCACGCCGTGGACTCATCCGGGCGTGTGCTGCGCGACAACGTCTGGGGGCCTCAGGACGAAGACGCCACGCGCCGCGACTTCACGGTAAACGCCATGTACTACGACCCCGAGTCGCAGATCGTGGTGGACTACCACGGCGGCATTCAGGATGCCAAAAAACGCGTGCTGCGCATGATCGGCGACCCGGTGGCGCGTTACCGCGAAGACCCGGTGCGCATCATCCGCGCCGTTCGATTTGCCGCCAAGCTCAGTCCATTGGGCTTCAAGCTTGAAGCCAAAACCTCCAAGCCCCTGACGCAGTCGGCCACCTTGTTGGCCGATGTGCCACAAAGCCGTTTGTTTGACGAGATGCTCAAGCTGCTGCAGACCGGTCACGCACTCGCCTCGATTGCCCAGCTGAAAAATCTGGGTCTGGCCACTGGCATTTACCCCTTGCTGGATGTGGTGGTGGAGCGGGCGGACAGCGCCTTTGTGCAGGTTGCCCTGGCCGATACCGACCGCCGTGTGGGCGAGGGCAAGCCAGTCGCCCCGAGCTTCTTGTTAGCCTGTGTGCTCTGGGCCGATGTGCGCGAAGGCTGGGCCAAACGTCTGGCCCGCAAAGAGCACCCACACCCGGCTTTGCAGGACGCGATCGACGAAGTATTCGATGCACGCATCGGCGATGTGTCTGGGCGCGGCAAGCTGGCCGCTGACATGCGCGAGATCTGGATCATGCAGCCGCGCTTTGAAAAGCGTGTGGGCAGCACGCCGTTTGGCCTGGTCGAGCAGCCACGCTTTCGTGCTGGCTTCGACTTTTTGCGCCTGCGTGCCGACATCGCCGAAGTCGATGAACGCCTGGCCGACTGGTGGCAAGAGTTCAGCATGGCCAGCGATGCAGAGCGCGAAGACTTGGTGCAAGCGGCCAAGGCCGAGCAGCAGGCCTCGCAAGCGGCCAAGCCACGCGTGCGCCGGGCACCCCGGCCCGAAGGTGCACCCGCGCCAGCCGAGAGTCGCCCCGCAGCAGAAGCGGAAGGCAGCGACGAGGGTGCGGCCAAAAAACGCCGCCGTCGCCGCCGCAAGCCCGGCGCTGCTGGTGATCAGGCGGGCGACGGCGGCAGTGCCGCTTGA
- the purM gene encoding phosphoribosylformylglycinamidine cyclo-ligase gives MTQTPLSYKDAGVDIVAGDALVERIKPLAKKTMREGVLAGIGGFGALFEVPKRYKEPVLVSGTDGVGTKLKLAFEWNMHDTVGIDLVAMSVNDVLVQGAEPLFFLDYFACGKLDVDTAAAVVGGIAKGCELSGCALIGGETAEMPGMYPAGEYDLAGFAVGAVEKSKILTGQNVKAGDVVLGLASSGVHSNGFSLVRKCIERAGSNAPATLDGKPFKQALMEPTRLYVLNVLAALAKHPSTPETSGIKALAHITGGGLLENIPRVLPDGLAAHLQKGSWPQTELFAWLQKTAGIDDIEMNRTFNNGIGMVVVVDAAEAQACAATLREAGETVYTIGRIAPQGDGAQVVVA, from the coding sequence ATGACTCAAACTCCTCTTTCCTACAAAGACGCAGGCGTCGACATCGTTGCGGGCGACGCGCTGGTCGAGCGCATCAAACCCTTGGCCAAGAAAACCATGCGCGAAGGCGTGCTGGCTGGCATCGGCGGTTTTGGCGCCTTGTTTGAAGTGCCCAAGCGCTACAAGGAACCCGTGCTGGTGAGTGGCACCGACGGCGTGGGCACCAAACTGAAACTCGCTTTTGAATGGAACATGCACGACACCGTCGGCATCGACCTGGTGGCCATGAGCGTGAACGATGTGCTGGTGCAAGGCGCCGAGCCCCTGTTCTTTCTGGACTACTTTGCCTGCGGCAAGCTGGACGTGGACACGGCTGCGGCCGTGGTGGGCGGCATCGCCAAAGGCTGCGAGTTGTCAGGCTGTGCCCTGATCGGCGGTGAAACAGCCGAGATGCCTGGCATGTACCCCGCAGGCGAATACGACCTGGCAGGTTTTGCAGTGGGCGCGGTCGAGAAATCCAAAATCCTCACGGGCCAGAACGTCAAAGCCGGTGACGTGGTGCTGGGCCTGGCGTCCAGCGGTGTGCACTCCAATGGCTTCAGCCTGGTGCGCAAGTGCATCGAACGTGCAGGCAGCAACGCCCCCGCCACACTCGACGGCAAGCCCTTCAAGCAAGCTCTGATGGAGCCCACCCGCTTGTATGTGCTGAACGTGCTGGCCGCCTTGGCCAAGCATCCGAGCACGCCAGAGACTTCAGGCATCAAGGCCTTGGCCCACATCACTGGCGGCGGCTTGCTCGAGAACATCCCCCGTGTGCTGCCAGACGGCCTGGCCGCTCACTTGCAAAAAGGCAGCTGGCCGCAAACCGAGCTGTTTGCTTGGCTGCAAAAAACGGCAGGCATCGACGACATCGAGATGAACCGCACTTTCAACAACGGCATTGGCATGGTGGTGGTGGTGGACGCGGCCGAGGCCCAGGCCTGCGCCGCCACCTTGCGCGAGGCGGGCGAAACGGTTTACACCATCGGCCGCATCGCGCCCCAAGGTGATGGGGCACAGGTGGTGGTGGCCTGA
- the folK gene encoding 2-amino-4-hydroxy-6-hydroxymethyldihydropteridine diphosphokinase — MILRDPVTAYVALGANLGDARAAVLQAFEALDSWPEVQVTSRSALYRTAPHEAQGPDFINAVARIETRLSAPDVLDALQAIEHSAGRLRSYVNAPRSLDLDLLFYGDACMHSPRLTLPHPRWRERAFVLVPLADVWPQRVGPEDLARVAGQAIARDVAVGE, encoded by the coding sequence GTGATCTTGCGAGACCCAGTCACCGCCTATGTGGCCTTGGGGGCCAATCTGGGCGATGCCCGGGCGGCTGTGCTGCAGGCCTTTGAGGCTTTGGACAGTTGGCCCGAGGTTCAAGTCACAAGCCGCTCCGCGCTCTACCGCACTGCGCCCCACGAAGCCCAGGGGCCTGACTTCATCAACGCGGTAGCCCGCATCGAAACGCGTTTGTCCGCCCCCGATGTGCTGGATGCTTTGCAAGCCATCGAGCACAGTGCAGGCCGTTTGCGCTCCTACGTGAATGCGCCGCGCAGCTTGGACCTGGACCTGTTGTTTTATGGTGATGCGTGCATGCACAGCCCTCGCCTGACGCTGCCCCACCCGCGTTGGCGCGAAAGAGCTTTTGTGCTGGTCCCCTTGGCCGATGTGTGGCCACAACGTGTGGGCCCTGAAGACCTTGCCCGCGTGGCGGGTCAGGCCATCGCGCGTGATGTCGCTGTGGGTGAATGA
- the hda gene encoding DnaA regulatory inactivator Hda, with translation MKQMALDIGLASTPTLDNFFAGPNAAALSHLRLWTASASRSPVPSYLWGESGSGKTHLLHAVHQALQEQGAQVGWLDAHSMDPPDFNDDWAAVLMDDVHLYNAEQQHTAFNWFVNALTPRTGTPRWVLAAGTLPPADLKLRDDLRSRLGWGHIDALQVLGETERRAVLRQEADARGLFLSDEVMSYMLKRFSRDLGSLMQLLDHLDHYALQTQRALTIPLVRAMLENE, from the coding sequence ATGAAGCAAATGGCTTTGGACATCGGCCTGGCTTCGACGCCCACGCTGGACAATTTTTTTGCGGGGCCCAACGCGGCCGCCCTGAGCCACTTGCGTTTGTGGACCGCCTCGGCCAGCCGCTCGCCCGTGCCCAGTTATCTGTGGGGTGAGAGCGGTTCTGGCAAAACCCATTTGTTGCATGCGGTGCACCAGGCGCTGCAAGAGCAGGGCGCTCAGGTCGGCTGGCTCGACGCCCACAGCATGGACCCCCCCGATTTCAACGACGACTGGGCGGCCGTGCTCATGGACGATGTGCACCTGTACAACGCCGAGCAGCAGCACACGGCTTTCAATTGGTTTGTCAATGCGCTCACGCCCCGAACAGGCACGCCCCGCTGGGTTTTGGCCGCAGGGACTCTGCCCCCAGCCGATCTGAAGCTGCGCGACGATTTGCGCAGCCGCCTGGGCTGGGGCCACATCGACGCGCTGCAGGTGCTGGGCGAGACCGAGCGCCGCGCCGTGCTGCGCCAAGAGGCCGATGCCCGGGGCCTGTTTTTGAGCGACGAGGTCATGTCTTACATGCTCAAGCGCTTTTCGCGTGATTTAGGCAGCCTGATGCAGCTGCTGGACCACTTGGACCACTACGCACTGCAAACACAACGCGCCCTGACCATTCCTTTGGTGCGGGCGATGCTGGAGAACGAATGA
- a CDS encoding HAD family hydrolase, with protein MKLALFDLDHTLLPLDSDHTWGVFTTKMGWTDPEVFRQRNDEFYAHYQAGTLDIHEYVRFATRAARERGATEAAQAHARYMDEVIRPRITPEALALVRSHQQAGDTVMIVTATNEFVTRPIAQAFGVSELIAVDLERDASGWITGEIRGTPSFREGKVTRVAHWLGQKGLDWGDVEMTFYSDSMNDLPLLEKAHHPVATNPDARLRQLATERGWRILDLFQE; from the coding sequence ATGAAACTTGCCCTGTTCGATTTGGACCACACCTTGCTGCCGCTGGACTCTGACCACACCTGGGGTGTGTTCACCACCAAAATGGGTTGGACCGATCCGGAGGTGTTCAGACAGCGCAACGACGAGTTTTATGCGCACTACCAAGCGGGCACACTGGACATTCATGAGTACGTGCGCTTTGCCACCCGCGCAGCGCGTGAGCGCGGTGCGACCGAGGCGGCCCAGGCGCATGCCCGCTACATGGACGAAGTGATCCGCCCCCGCATCACGCCTGAGGCACTGGCGCTGGTACGATCGCACCAGCAGGCAGGCGATACGGTCATGATCGTGACCGCCACCAACGAGTTTGTGACCCGCCCGATTGCCCAGGCTTTCGGGGTCAGCGAGTTGATCGCGGTCGACCTCGAACGCGATGCCAGTGGCTGGATCACGGGCGAGATCCGGGGCACCCCGTCGTTTCGCGAGGGTAAAGTCACCCGGGTCGCACACTGGTTGGGCCAAAAAGGCCTGGACTGGGGTGATGTGGAGATGACGTTCTACTCGGACTCCATGAACGACCTGCCGCTGCTGGAAAAAGCCCACCATCCGGTGGCAACGAACCCTGACGCTCGGTTGCGTCAACTGGCCACAGAGCGTGGCTGGCGCATCCTCGACCTCTTTCAAGAATGA
- a CDS encoding AI-2E family transporter translates to MQAPLPFFMTRLAAWLGVALVAVLVFWLLAPVLAPFVIAAVMAYVLHPLVLRLEGLAGRRLPRALAVVLVEALALLALLGLFLLLVPILVREWPLLQQQLPLLFDRLSDAVNPLLAQSGLNVSLDLADLKQQLVTYLSANREDWWAPLMSSLKLGGSVALALAGYAVLVPVALFYMLYDWTRLVSSVIELVPPAWRERFDGFMRDCDEVLGEYLRGQMLVMLALAVFYSVGLSLFGLDLALPIGVFTGLAVFVPYLGFGLGLVLALLAGLLQLAPSQALLMVAVVYGLGQLIESFVLTPRLVGERIGLHPLAVILALMAFGQVLGFVGVLIALPASAVLLVGLRRLRAQYLQSDLYRKSGSGAVEQGPDQP, encoded by the coding sequence ATGCAAGCCCCCCTTCCTTTTTTCATGACCCGACTGGCCGCCTGGCTGGGCGTGGCCCTGGTTGCCGTGCTGGTTTTCTGGCTGCTGGCCCCGGTGCTGGCGCCGTTTGTTATTGCGGCGGTCATGGCCTATGTTTTGCATCCCTTGGTGCTCAGGCTCGAGGGCCTGGCCGGGAGGCGTTTGCCCCGTGCCTTGGCGGTGGTGCTGGTGGAGGCGCTGGCCTTGTTGGCCTTGCTGGGCTTGTTTTTGTTGCTGGTGCCGATTTTGGTGCGCGAATGGCCGCTGTTGCAGCAGCAACTGCCTTTGCTGTTCGACCGCCTGAGTGATGCCGTCAACCCCTTGTTGGCCCAGTCGGGGCTGAATGTCTCGCTGGATCTGGCCGACCTGAAACAACAGCTGGTGACCTACCTGAGCGCCAACCGCGAGGATTGGTGGGCCCCGCTCATGTCCTCGCTCAAACTCGGCGGCAGTGTGGCCCTGGCCTTGGCGGGTTATGCGGTGCTGGTGCCCGTGGCCTTGTTCTACATGTTGTACGACTGGACTCGCTTGGTCAGCAGCGTGATCGAGTTGGTGCCGCCAGCCTGGCGCGAACGGTTCGACGGCTTCATGCGTGACTGCGATGAGGTCTTGGGCGAGTACCTGCGTGGGCAGATGCTGGTGATGCTGGCGCTGGCCGTGTTTTATTCGGTGGGCCTGAGTTTGTTTGGCCTGGATCTGGCCCTGCCCATTGGCGTGTTCACCGGACTGGCTGTGTTTGTGCCTTATCTGGGCTTTGGTCTGGGCCTGGTTCTGGCGCTGTTGGCAGGCTTGCTGCAGTTGGCGCCATCTCAAGCCTTGCTCATGGTGGCCGTGGTTTATGGCCTGGGGCAGTTGATTGAAAGCTTTGTGCTGACGCCACGCTTGGTGGGCGAGCGCATTGGCTTGCACCCCCTGGCGGTCATTTTGGCCTTGATGGCTTTTGGCCAAGTGCTGGGTTTTGTGGGCGTGCTCATTGCCTTGCCTGCCAGTGCAGTTTTGCTGGTAGGTTTGCGCCGTTTGCGGGCGCAATACCTGCAAAGTGATCTTTACCGCAAAAGCGGCTCGGGTGCGGTGGAACAAGGACCCGATCAGCCATGA